The proteins below are encoded in one region of Flammeovirga kamogawensis:
- a CDS encoding tetratricopeptide repeat protein yields MTRQIILYFLVFFLPIKTCFSIEKDTKSSIKTEKLEKNYTVQQKSSVNNTHQYYNQAESLKFSMPDSAIELYYQSFDVAGKEKDSLQMIKSMAGLANLYAHNGKFGHAYDGYWEALTIADQVGDNESRVIIYNGLGWLYSFYERNTLSLDYFNKAITILKKNSSINRLLLVDTYYAVATLKRKIQDTDQARLYLDSCLQVKKEHPGLQETNAFINAEFGYNLYEDEEYEKALKILLPLEPFFSEFNHSYLVIYHYFLGNIYNRMGKLKTSEKYYKSAINTGLVHHTHSDLFPIIYEELSTVLLKLNKTKEAYKMLKISKDFNENQYGSRNTRNRRFLEIKDEFRKKQEQEKEMLREQELERLTQESRINYLKNIIFYVTIVGLISVVFFVYRTLRNKYKAKQMLFIEKQKMEEQKIKEVLDIKNKELTASVLQIIQHEETLAEIKHDLLKQKKEPDANQINKIAKKINLNTNNNWKEFEARFIEVNGNFYEELNSRFPKLTQGDQKICALIKLNFDSKGMSKLLGISTESVHTTRYRLRKKLGLERQDNLEEFISQIG; encoded by the coding sequence ATGACTAGACAAATAATACTCTACTTTTTAGTCTTTTTCCTTCCAATAAAAACTTGTTTCTCTATAGAAAAAGACACTAAATCTTCAATTAAAACAGAAAAATTAGAAAAAAATTATACTGTACAGCAAAAATCTAGTGTAAATAATACACACCAATACTATAATCAAGCCGAAAGTTTAAAGTTTTCTATGCCTGACTCTGCAATCGAGCTATATTATCAGTCTTTTGATGTTGCAGGAAAAGAAAAAGACAGCTTACAAATGATTAAATCTATGGCTGGGCTAGCTAATTTATATGCTCATAATGGAAAATTTGGTCATGCATACGATGGGTACTGGGAAGCCTTAACTATTGCAGATCAAGTTGGAGATAATGAATCTAGAGTTATTATATATAATGGGCTTGGCTGGCTATATAGTTTCTACGAAAGAAACACCCTTTCATTAGATTATTTTAATAAAGCGATAACAATACTAAAAAAGAATAGTTCTATAAACCGACTATTATTAGTTGATACTTATTACGCAGTTGCTACTTTAAAAAGAAAAATTCAGGATACAGATCAAGCTAGACTTTATTTAGATAGTTGCCTTCAAGTGAAAAAAGAGCATCCAGGTTTACAAGAAACCAATGCATTTATTAATGCAGAATTTGGATATAATCTATATGAAGATGAGGAATACGAAAAAGCATTAAAGATTTTACTTCCTTTAGAACCCTTTTTTAGTGAGTTTAACCATAGTTACTTGGTTATTTACCATTACTTTCTTGGTAATATTTATAATAGAATGGGAAAACTCAAAACAAGTGAAAAGTATTATAAAAGCGCTATTAATACCGGTTTAGTGCATCATACACACTCAGATTTATTCCCTATTATATATGAAGAGCTCTCTACAGTACTTTTAAAATTAAATAAAACTAAGGAGGCATATAAAATGCTGAAAATTTCTAAAGATTTTAACGAGAACCAATATGGTAGTAGAAATACTAGAAATAGACGCTTTTTAGAAATAAAAGATGAGTTCCGTAAAAAACAAGAGCAAGAAAAGGAAATGCTTAGAGAGCAAGAATTGGAACGCTTAACACAAGAAAGTAGAATAAACTATCTTAAAAACATAATTTTCTATGTAACTATTGTTGGTTTAATATCTGTAGTATTTTTTGTGTATCGAACACTTAGAAACAAATATAAAGCTAAGCAGATGCTTTTTATTGAAAAGCAAAAAATGGAAGAGCAGAAAATTAAAGAGGTTCTTGATATTAAAAATAAGGAACTAACAGCTTCTGTTTTACAAATAATTCAACATGAAGAAACGCTTGCTGAAATTAAGCATGATTTATTAAAACAGAAAAAAGAACCTGATGCAAACCAAATAAATAAAATTGCTAAAAAGATTAACCTCAATACAAATAATAACTGGAAAGAATTTGAAGCGAGGTTTATAGAGGTTAATGGTAATTTTTATGAAGAGCTAAATTCTCGTTTTCCTAAACTTACACAAGGAGATCAGAAAATATGTGCACTTATCAAACTTAATTTTGACAGTAAGGGAATGTCCAAGTTATTGGGTATTTCTACAGAATCTGTTCATACAACAAGATACAGATTAAGAAAAAAGTTAGGTTTAGAACGACAAGACAATTTAGAAGAATTTATTTCTCAGATTGGATAG
- a CDS encoding Imm52 family immunity protein — translation MERYFLGTYWGVRKLSLQDSSLLLLDILKLVESFEGKELFYNLIEDDHRLDLRDEDYFIDYVTRKIRHEENKFNKDYNQEVDLLTENENYFSDGGFTMSVNIRNGELIKHVKASVGKYSKYLTNVVTMDLKQSSLIKDHARYTFFLKELCEILQPNNAGIYNDTFSYDIANQEAGDLYVSGIMYFSNEIKIPNKDYINEIIPLDNIGNLVILEKELFTIKDPKHVEKGLQFIKDLSIVNK, via the coding sequence ATGGAAAGATATTTTTTAGGAACATATTGGGGAGTAAGAAAACTTTCTTTACAGGATTCCTCTTTATTATTATTGGATATCCTTAAGTTAGTTGAAAGCTTTGAGGGAAAAGAGTTGTTTTATAATTTAATAGAAGATGATCATCGTTTAGATTTAAGAGATGAAGACTATTTTATAGATTATGTAACAAGGAAAATTAGACATGAAGAAAATAAGTTCAATAAGGACTATAATCAAGAAGTTGATCTTTTAACAGAGAATGAAAATTATTTTTCTGATGGCGGTTTTACCATGAGTGTAAATATCAGAAATGGTGAATTAATTAAACATGTAAAAGCTAGTGTTGGAAAGTATTCCAAATACTTGACAAATGTGGTTACTATGGATTTAAAGCAAAGTAGTTTAATTAAAGATCATGCTAGATACACATTTTTCTTAAAGGAGTTGTGTGAAATTTTGCAACCTAACAATGCAGGTATTTATAATGATACATTTTCTTATGACATAGCAAATCAGGAGGCAGGAGACTTATACGTATCAGGAATAATGTATTTTTCAAATGAAATAAAAATACCGAATAAAGATTATATTAATGAAATAATCCCTTTAGATAATATTGGAAACCTTGTGATATTAGAAAAGGAATTATTTACTATAAAAGATCCTAAACATGTTGAAAAAGGACTTCAGTTTATAAAAGATTTGTCAATTGTGAATAAATAA
- a CDS encoding carbohydrate-binding protein: MKKLLFTTSLLLVSFFQLFAQDWSGIEIPADAGSGKEWELQENVSDDFNYNFNSSSWSNFGEDDKWYNFYHNGWDGPGYTYWKNENVSVDGSNLVINVGYTSENGKGGNYGVASGCVTSNSKVLFPVYVESSISVANISLASCFWLLSPDDTEEIDIIENYGGVNGYKHLTHISHHSFIRNPFTDYQPRDTNSWYPDSRVSTSYGWGDWCYNNGNRRYMRMGVNWISPKHFEYYIDGELVRVMYYNAIATNYNGTWQYTYFNSMNWNVNGYNLPTNNGSGYTDVTTYATSNAYDFEKLKEASNASNGFNVIDPAWFQGGDDSDTDGNGVTQEARGFTKELDIIINMESQTWLTASTPSQSDLENPAKNQMKVDWVRVYKPVSSNPGSDVAVQSVSLSPANLTMSEGETSNLTGRVLPSNATIQTIAFTSNNTNVVSVNQSGLLTANGIGTAIITATSTDGGYTATSNITVEAEDVGGPISSLEIEAEDFSSTGGTFNDGVVPFGANKSSIGVNYINAGDYMEYVVAIAEMGDYSLTYQISTPSDNAKIACYVDGNLVADDNVQNNGQWDAYQALTASNNLSLTTGNHTIKIEASGSNDWQWNLDKMNLEKLGSGTNPEEPTPPLAEDFVIQAEDYNETSGSFNDGFVPFGVNASANGINYVNAEDWADYEVYLPEAGTFNVTYTIATPSDNAQIEIVVDGAGVSQDNVQNTGGWEVYTSLLAANKVTLSAGNHTIRVYASGSNDWQWNLDKITFNAVNTNSRVLSLEDELQGVTMYPNPAKNTLNFNGLSSIAAIKVYNTMGARVLSENVTNSLDISSLQNGVYVIEVIQDNRRMVKKIIINK; encoded by the coding sequence ATGAAGAAACTACTTTTTACAACTTCGTTATTACTTGTTTCATTCTTTCAACTTTTTGCACAAGATTGGAGTGGAATTGAAATCCCAGCTGACGCAGGAAGTGGCAAAGAATGGGAATTACAAGAAAATGTATCAGATGATTTTAATTACAATTTTAATTCATCTTCTTGGTCAAATTTTGGAGAAGATGACAAGTGGTATAATTTCTATCATAACGGATGGGATGGCCCAGGATATACCTATTGGAAAAATGAAAATGTTAGTGTAGATGGAAGCAATTTAGTTATTAATGTAGGTTATACTTCAGAAAATGGCAAAGGAGGTAACTATGGTGTTGCATCTGGCTGTGTTACATCAAATAGTAAAGTCCTTTTTCCTGTATACGTTGAGTCGTCTATTAGTGTGGCAAATATATCATTAGCTTCATGTTTTTGGTTATTAAGTCCAGATGATACAGAAGAAATTGACATTATTGAGAATTACGGTGGTGTTAACGGTTACAAGCACCTAACACACATTAGTCACCATTCATTTATTCGTAACCCATTTACTGATTATCAACCAAGGGATACAAATTCTTGGTATCCAGATAGCAGAGTTAGTACAAGTTATGGTTGGGGTGATTGGTGTTATAATAATGGAAACCGACGTTATATGCGTATGGGTGTAAACTGGATTAGTCCAAAACATTTTGAGTATTATATTGATGGTGAGTTAGTTAGAGTGATGTATTATAATGCAATTGCCACTAATTACAACGGAACTTGGCAATACACATATTTTAATTCTATGAATTGGAATGTAAATGGATATAATCTTCCTACTAACAACGGATCTGGATATACAGATGTAACTACTTATGCTACATCTAATGCATACGATTTTGAAAAATTAAAGGAAGCATCTAATGCATCTAACGGTTTTAATGTAATTGATCCGGCTTGGTTCCAAGGGGGAGATGATAGTGATACAGATGGAAATGGAGTAACACAAGAGGCTAGAGGATTCACTAAAGAATTAGATATTATTATTAATATGGAATCACAAACGTGGTTAACAGCTTCTACACCATCACAAAGTGATTTAGAAAACCCAGCGAAAAATCAAATGAAAGTAGATTGGGTACGTGTTTACAAACCTGTATCATCTAATCCAGGTTCAGATGTAGCGGTACAAAGTGTCTCTTTATCACCTGCTAATTTAACTATGTCAGAAGGAGAGACGAGTAACTTAACAGGTAGAGTGTTGCCTTCGAATGCTACAATCCAAACAATTGCTTTTACTTCTAATAATACAAATGTAGTTTCTGTTAATCAATCAGGCTTACTAACTGCAAACGGAATTGGTACAGCAATAATTACAGCTACATCTACAGACGGTGGTTATACTGCAACTTCTAATATTACTGTAGAGGCTGAAGATGTTGGAGGTCCAATTAGCTCTTTAGAAATTGAAGCTGAAGATTTCTCATCAACAGGCGGTACATTTAATGACGGTGTTGTTCCTTTTGGTGCAAATAAATCATCAATTGGTGTTAATTATATTAATGCTGGTGATTACATGGAATATGTAGTTGCAATTGCTGAAATGGGAGACTACTCTCTTACTTATCAAATATCTACTCCAAGTGATAATGCTAAAATTGCATGTTATGTTGATGGTAATTTAGTAGCAGATGATAATGTTCAAAACAATGGACAGTGGGATGCATACCAAGCATTAACTGCTTCTAATAATTTATCGCTAACAACTGGTAATCACACAATTAAAATTGAAGCTTCAGGCAGCAATGATTGGCAATGGAATCTTGATAAAATGAATTTAGAAAAATTAGGTTCAGGAACGAATCCTGAAGAACCAACGCCTCCTTTAGCCGAAGATTTTGTAATTCAAGCGGAAGACTATAATGAAACAAGTGGTAGTTTTAATGACGGTTTTGTCCCTTTTGGTGTTAACGCATCTGCAAATGGAATTAATTATGTTAATGCAGAAGATTGGGCGGATTATGAAGTTTATCTTCCAGAGGCAGGTACATTTAACGTAACCTACACAATTGCAACGCCAAGCGATAATGCACAAATTGAAATTGTAGTAGATGGAGCAGGTGTTTCTCAAGATAATGTTCAAAATACAGGTGGTTGGGAAGTTTATACTTCATTATTAGCTGCAAACAAAGTGACCTTATCAGCAGGTAATCATACCATTAGAGTTTATGCTTCAGGCAGTAATGATTGGCAATGGAATCTTGATAAAATTACATTTAACGCTGTTAATACGAACAGTAGAGTTTTATCTTTAGAAGACGAATTACAAGGAGTTACGATGTATCCTAATCCAGCTAAGAACACTTTAAATTTCAATGGATTATCATCAATAGCTGCTATTAAAGTATATAATACAATGGGGGCTAGAGTGTTGTCAGAAAATGTGACAAATTCTTTAGATATCAGTTCATTACAGAATGGTGTCTATGTTATAGAAGTTATTCAAGACAATAGAAGAATGGTAAAAAAGATTATCATTAATAAGTAA